GATTGGTATTGTCGTCGATAATGCGATTGTCGTCGTCGAGGCTGTTCACGTAAAAATGGAAGAAGGTTATCCACCTTATGAAGCCACCGTAATTGCGACAAAAGAAATTGCAGGAGCAGTCGTAGCGATTACTTTGGTAATGTCTGCTGTGTTTCTTCCTGTAGCGTTTTTAGATGGTCCGGTGGGTGTTTTTTACCGACAGTTTTCATTGACTTTAGCAATAAGTATTGTGATTTCGGGAATTAATGCATTAACGTTGACTCCGGCATTATGTGCTCTTATTTTAAAACCTCATAATCACAACAAAAAGAAAGGATTTATCGACCGTTTCTTTGATAAGTTTAATATTTTTCTTGAGAAAGTAACGAATGGATATGTCAATATTTTATCAAAATTTGCTACCCGAACTATAGTCACTTTTGGATTATTGACTTTATTTATCGTACTAACTTGGGGAACTTCGAAATTTCTTGCGTCAGGATTTATTCCTGTAGAAGACCAGGGAATGGCTTATGTAAGTGTTACTACGCCTCAGGGAGCAACAGTTGAGCGAACTGAAAAAGTTTTAGATGAAATTACAACAATAGCCAAAAAAATTGAAGGTGTAGAAAATGTAACAACACTGGCGGGGTATAGTGTCGTGACAGAAATTGCAGGGTCATCTTACGGAATGGCTATGATTAACCTTAAAGACTGGAGTGAAAGAGATAAATCGGTAGACGATTTTATTAAAGAGCTAACCGAAAAGACGAAAGGCATTTCAGATGCACAGATTGAGGCTTTTGCGCCGCCTACAGTTCCTGGGTTTGGTAATACCAGTGGTTTTGAACTTCGTTTGCTCGACAGAACGGGCGGAACCATCGAAAATATGGATGAAGTCACCAAAAACTTTGTGAAAAAACTGAATGAAACCCCCGAACTGAAAAACAGTTTTACGAGTTTTGATGCCACTTTCCCACAGTATATCATTCATATGGATTATGATATGGCAGCTAAAAAAGGAGTTTCGGTTGATAATGCAATGTCTACTTTGCAGACGATGTTGGGTTCTTACTATGCTACCAATTTCATCCGATTCAGACAGATGTATAAAGTGATGGTTCAGGCAAGTCCGGAATACCGTGAAACGCCTGAAAGTATTTTAAATCTATATTTAAAAAATGACAAAGGCGAAATGGTACCTTTCTCGACTTTCATTACCATTGAAAGAGTGTATGGGCCGGAAGTTTTAACCCGTTACAATATGTATATGTCGGCAATGATTAATGGTGAACCTGCCGAAGGTTATAGTTCTGGAGATGCCATCGCAGCAGTTGAAAAAATTGCAAAAGAAAGTCTTCCGAAAGGCTTTGAAATAGAATGGTCGGGAATGACAAGAGAAGAAATTCTATCAGGAAATCAGACTTTTTATATTTTCATTGTGTGTTTGGTTTTTGTTTACCTTTTGTTGGCTGCTCAATATGAGAGTTTCCTTTTACCAATGCCGGTTTTACTGAGTTTACCAACCGGAATTTTCGGTTCGTACATCGCTTTGCTGGTTTGTGGATTAGACAATAATATTTACGCACAGGTCGCCTTAGTCATGTTGATTGGATTGTTGGCTAAAAATGCCATACTTATTGTAGAATTTGCCGTCGCCAGTCAGAAAGAAGGAAATGATATTATTCCTGCGGCTATTGAAGGAGCAAAACAGCGTCTCCGTCCTATTTTGATGACTTCATTTGCATTTATTGCAGGATTGATTCCGTTGTGTATTGCTTCAGGAGCAGGTGCCATCGGGAACAGGTCAATCGGAACGGCAGCAGCAGGAGGAATGTTAATCGGAACCATTTTCGGACTGATTATTATTCCTGGATTATACATTTTTTTCGCAACCCTAGAAAACAGAAAGAAAAATGAAACGAAATAAATTCAAACTTATCATTTGGAGCGCAGCGGCATTTTCATTAGTGTCGTGTGCAATTCCAAAGGTAACCGACATCAAAGAATTAAAAGAAACCCCTGAACTAAAAACTTCGGAAATAGTAAAAGATTCTGCCGATTTTACGGGAATTGATTTAGAAACTTATTTTACAGATAAAAATCTGCTGACGTTATTTAATCAGGTAAAAGAAGCAAATCCTGATTTTAAAATTGCGCAGCAGAGAATTGAAATGGCCAACAGTTTTTTGAAACGTTCAAAATCTGAAATGCTTCCTTCATTAGAAATAGGTGCTATCGTGTCGGGTGACCGTTACGGAAAATATACAATGGACGGTGTAGGAAATTACGATACCAATTTTTCAAATAATATCAGTGAACAGCAGAAAATCAATACGACGTTTACGCCCAATTATTGGATGGGTGCAAGAAGCAGTTGGGAAATTGATGCTTGGGGAAAACTGAAAAATAAAAAACTTTCTGCCCAAAACAAATTTTTAGCGTCCGAAGAAGGGTTGAAACTCTTACAAACCGACCTGTTTACCGATATTGCTAATCTGTATTATGACTTAATAGCTTTGGATAAACGTCTGAAAATCTATCAAGACAATTACAATTTGCAGAAAAGAGCTTTTGAAATCATAAAAGCACAACGTGAAGTAGGGAAGGTGACCGAACTTGCCGTGCAGCAGTTTAAAGCACAAAATAATAACTGGTTAGCTGAAATTGAACACATCAAAGTTGAAATTGTTACCGTAAAACAGGCTATTTCTACATTGACAGGCGTTTATGGCGGTGAAATTGAAAGAAGCCCAACACTTTTGCAGACCAATTTTGAAATACTCAACAAAAATATTAATGTGGATGCTGTGATTCATTCACGACCGGATGTGGTTTCAAATTATTATGTGTTGCAGGCTTCACACGCAGATGCCAAAGCAGCGAGAGCATCATTTTATCCTAAAATTGACTTGGGAGCAACGTTCGGACTAAATTCTTTTTCTGCTGAAACATTATTTAAACCTGCTTCATTGGCCGGACAGCTTTTGGGAGGTTTAATGGTACCTGTTTTCAATAAAGGTCAGTTGAAATATGAGTTTAATATTGCTAATGGCGAGCAGGAGATTGCATTTTTAAA
The sequence above is a segment of the Chryseobacterium turcicum genome. Coding sequences within it:
- a CDS encoding efflux RND transporter permease subunit, whose product is MVEMFIKRKVLSLVISIVFVLVGIMALTKMPITQFPDIVPPSVTVTAKYTGANAEVSADAVALPLERAINGVPGMTYMSTVTSNDGLTLIQVFFEVGTDPDLAAVNVQNRVTTILDELPEEVIRAGVTTEKEVNSMLMYLNITSTDPSQDEQFIYNFTDINVLQELKRLDGVGRAEIMGQKEYSMRIWLDPQKMAVYNISADEVVTSLQKQNISAAPGKVGESSGKKAGELQYVVKYKGKFFEPKQYQEIPIRADEKGTILKLKDIAKVEFGAMTYGMVSKTDGRPSASIMMKQRPGSNASEVIQNVKDKMAELKVNSFPPGMEYNMAYDVSRFLDASISAVLITLVEAFILVAIVVFLFLQDWRSTLIPVLAVPVALIGTFAFMDMLDFSVNLLTLFALVLAIGIVVDNAIVVVEAVHVKMEEGYPPYEATVIATKEIAGAVVAITLVMSAVFLPVAFLDGPVGVFYRQFSLTLAISIVISGINALTLTPALCALILKPHNHNKKKGFIDRFFDKFNIFLEKVTNGYVNILSKFATRTIVTFGLLTLFIVLTWGTSKFLASGFIPVEDQGMAYVSVTTPQGATVERTEKVLDEITTIAKKIEGVENVTTLAGYSVVTEIAGSSYGMAMINLKDWSERDKSVDDFIKELTEKTKGISDAQIEAFAPPTVPGFGNTSGFELRLLDRTGGTIENMDEVTKNFVKKLNETPELKNSFTSFDATFPQYIIHMDYDMAAKKGVSVDNAMSTLQTMLGSYYATNFIRFRQMYKVMVQASPEYRETPESILNLYLKNDKGEMVPFSTFITIERVYGPEVLTRYNMYMSAMINGEPAEGYSSGDAIAAVEKIAKESLPKGFEIEWSGMTREEILSGNQTFYIFIVCLVFVYLLLAAQYESFLLPMPVLLSLPTGIFGSYIALLVCGLDNNIYAQVALVMLIGLLAKNAILIVEFAVASQKEGNDIIPAAIEGAKQRLRPILMTSFAFIAGLIPLCIASGAGAIGNRSIGTAAAGGMLIGTIFGLIIIPGLYIFFATLENRKKNETK
- a CDS encoding TolC family protein — encoded protein: MKRNKFKLIIWSAAAFSLVSCAIPKVTDIKELKETPELKTSEIVKDSADFTGIDLETYFTDKNLLTLFNQVKEANPDFKIAQQRIEMANSFLKRSKSEMLPSLEIGAIVSGDRYGKYTMDGVGNYDTNFSNNISEQQKINTTFTPNYWMGARSSWEIDAWGKLKNKKLSAQNKFLASEEGLKLLQTDLFTDIANLYYDLIALDKRLKIYQDNYNLQKRAFEIIKAQREVGKVTELAVQQFKAQNNNWLAEIEHIKVEIVTVKQAISTLTGVYGGEIERSPTLLQTNFEILNKNINVDAVIHSRPDVVSNYYVLQASHADAKAARASFYPKIDLGATFGLNSFSAETLFKPASLAGQLLGGLMVPVFNKGQLKYEFNIANGEQEIAFLNYQKSVTGAFNELQSVLKQTKIFHRVLDLKEEEVSFLDKGIEVSNDLYITGYANYFELINAQKSKLEAELDLLKFQHENTKNNVLLFKALGGKLN